In Chitinophagaceae bacterium, the genomic window TACTCGTTGTTGATGATGAAACAGATGTAAGGTTCTTGTTTGAACAGCGTTTTAGAAAAGAAATCCGCAACCATGAATTGGATTTTGACTTTGCCTATTCAGGAGAAGATGCGCTCAAATACCTGAACCTGCATGCAAGGGAAGCCGTACTCATATTGTCTGACATCAATATGCCGGGTATGAGCGGCCTGGAATTATTAAAACAAATAAAATTAAAATATGAAAAGCCACCGCCCATTGTTATGATGATAACTGCTTATGGTGATGATGAAAATTACAAGCAGGCTATTCAATTTGGCGCAGATGATTTTTTAACCAAACCAATTGATTTTACCTTACTTTTAAGTAAACTTAAAAATGTGAAAATATGACCAAGATTTTGGTTGCAGATGATGAGGCCGATTTGGAAATGCTCATTAGGCAAAAATTCCGGCAACAAATTCGGGACCAGCAATATGAATTTATGTTTGCCGCCAATGGAAATGAAGCTTTAAAAAAAGTTCAGGAACATCCCGATGTAGAAATTATCCTTAGTGATATTAATATGCCTGAAATGGATGGGCTTACCTTATTAAGTAAGCTTAACGAAATTAATCCATTGATAAAAGCCGTAATGGTTTCTGCTTATGGTGATATGGAAAATATCAGGGTTGCAATGAATCGAGGCGCTTTTGACTTTGTTACCAAGCCGGTTAATTTTACCGACCTGGAGATTACCATGAAAAAAACAATTGATTTTGTAAGGCAAACTAAAATTACCCTTAACGCAATACGGGAAAATAACATACTTAAGATGTATGTTGATGAGAACGTACTCAAGTTTATGGTGAGCCATGAATATGAACAATCGCTTACCGCCAACGAAACTATTGAAGCTTCAGTTGCGTTTATTGACATTTGCAGCTTTACGTCTATAAGTGAAAAGGAACACCCTGATGCCGTTGTGAAGCTTTTAAACCGGCTTTTTGACCTTATGGTTACCGAGATTATAGCGCAAAATGGAATTGTTGATAAATTTATTGGTGATTGTGTGATGGCTGTTTTTAAAGGACCTTTTCACCTCGATAGGGCAATTGATGCCTGCCTTGCCATTAGGAATAAAATTAACGCATTGCCTGTGGAACTCAACTTTACTCCCAAGATTTCCATTGGTATCAATAGCGGCGAAATGATATCTGGCAATATTGGCTCTGCAGCATTAAAAAGGCTTGACTATACTGTAATTGGAGACGTAGTAAATATTGCCAGCCGTTTACAGTCTGTTGCCGGTAATAATAAAATTGTAATTACCGACAATTGTTTTGAAATAGTAAAACAGTCATTTGAATGTAAAAAAGTAGGCACGGTTTTTTTAAAAAATAAAGCAAGGGAAGTGGTCATTTATGAAGTACTTAATTAAACAGGTTGTACCGGGTAATCGTTTCATTTTTTATAGAATATTGCATTCATGAAGAAAAAAGCATTTAATGATCCCATAAATTGGGTACATATTTTTTCCATTAGAAACCTGTTGCAAATGTTTGCAGGCGTGGGATTGGCCGTACTGGCCATGCGTGGCTTTATGATCCCCAATCGTTTTTTAGATGGCGGAGTAACCGGTATTTCCATATTGC contains:
- a CDS encoding response regulator produces the protein MKILVVDDETDVRFLFEQRFRKEIRNHELDFDFAYSGEDALKYLNLHAREAVLILSDINMPGMSGLELLKQIKLKYEKPPPIVMMITAYGDDENYKQAIQFGADDFLTKPIDFTLLLSKLKNVKI
- a CDS encoding response regulator is translated as MTKILVADDEADLEMLIRQKFRQQIRDQQYEFMFAANGNEALKKVQEHPDVEIILSDINMPEMDGLTLLSKLNEINPLIKAVMVSAYGDMENIRVAMNRGAFDFVTKPVNFTDLEITMKKTIDFVRQTKITLNAIRENNILKMYVDENVLKFMVSHEYEQSLTANETIEASVAFIDICSFTSISEKEHPDAVVKLLNRLFDLMVTEIIAQNGIVDKFIGDCVMAVFKGPFHLDRAIDACLAIRNKINALPVELNFTPKISIGINSGEMISGNIGSAALKRLDYTVIGDVVNIASRLQSVAGNNKIVITDNCFEIVKQSFECKKVGTVFLKNKAREVVIYEVLN